CTATTGGAACATGGCGCTCGACGAGGACGCCGCCGACACCTAGCAGGATGTTGAAAAAGCCATTGACTTTCACAGAATAAGTATTAGCACCGTGCAGCCGTTCACACAACCAGGGGGGAGAACGATGCGCGGTGAGGTGACTGCTCAGCAAGCCATGTTCAGTTACGTGTCTCCCGAAGCCCGAGTTCCGGCCACCCACCCCCTGCGAGCGATCAAGGCGAGGGCTGACGAAGTCTTGGCGACCCTGGAGCGGACCTTTGACGAGATGTACAGCTCGACGGGACGGCCGTCGATCCCTCCCGAGCGGCTGCTGAAGAGCGAGTTGCTGATCGCGCTGTTCTCCATCCGTGGGCATCGGCTCTTCTGCGAGGAGCTCAACTACAACATCCTGTTTCGCTGGTTTCTGGACATGAATCTCGATGAGCCGGGGTTCGATCACAGCACGTTCAGCCAGAACAGTGAGCGGCTGCTCCAGCACGAGGTGGCCCAGCGGTTCTTTGACGCGGTGGTCACCGCCGCGCGCCGCGAGGGGCTGCTCTCGGATGAGCACTTCACCGTGGACGGCACGCTGATCGAAGCCTGGGCCTCGCTCAAAAGTGTCACGCCCAAGGCCGCCCCGGCGGCGGCACCGCCGGACGATCCCGGTAATCCTACCGTGGACTTTCATGGGGAGCGGCGCACCAACGCCACGCATCAGAGCACGACGGACCCGGAAGCTCGGTTGGCCCGTAAGGGCCAGGGCAAAGAGGCCAAGCTCTGCTTCTCCGGCCATGTCTTGATGGAGAACCGGCACGGCCTGTGTGTGGATCTGCAGATCGCGCCGGCCACCGGGACCGCCGAGCGGGAGACGGCCCTGGCCATGCTGCGCCGGCAGGCCAGCCGGGGCATTCGCCCCCGTACACTCGGGGCGGACAAGGGCTATCACTGCAGGGACTTCGTGCGCCAATTGCGTCGGCGCCACATTCGTCCCCATCTGGCGCGGGTGGCAGGCCGGCGCACACCCGGCCTCGATGGCCGCATCACGCGCACGGTGGGCTACGCGCTGAGCCAACGGATTCGCAAACGGGTGGAAGAGATCTTCGGCTGGCTCAAGACCGTGGGCGGCTTGCGCAAGACCCGCTTCCGAGGTCTCGCACGGACGCAGCATGCCGCCTTGCTCGTCGGCGCCGCCTACAACCTGCTCCGTATCAGCCGCCTGCAGGCGCCGGCACCGGCCACCTGATCTCCCCAAGGGGGACTGGTTATGTTCAGCGAGCCGCAACAGACCAGAAGACGACGGCCAGGCTCCTCTCGGATTGCCAGAAGCTGTTGGCGGTTGAGCGAGGTGGGGAAAATTTG
The DNA window shown above is from Nitrospira tepida and carries:
- a CDS encoding IS5 family transposase, giving the protein MRGEVTAQQAMFSYVSPEARVPATHPLRAIKARADEVLATLERTFDEMYSSTGRPSIPPERLLKSELLIALFSIRGHRLFCEELNYNILFRWFLDMNLDEPGFDHSTFSQNSERLLQHEVAQRFFDAVVTAARREGLLSDEHFTVDGTLIEAWASLKSVTPKAAPAAAPPDDPGNPTVDFHGERRTNATHQSTTDPEARLARKGQGKEAKLCFSGHVLMENRHGLCVDLQIAPATGTAERETALAMLRRQASRGIRPRTLGADKGYHCRDFVRQLRRRHIRPHLARVAGRRTPGLDGRITRTVGYALSQRIRKRVEEIFGWLKTVGGLRKTRFRGLARTQHAALLVGAAYNLLRISRLQAPAPAT